Sequence from the Methanobacterium alkalithermotolerans genome:
CTGAAAGGGGATCTAACAAACCTTCCCTTTGAGGATAACAGCTTTGATCTGCTACTCTGTGCCCATTTACTATTTATTTATGATCACCGCCTCAGTGAAGAGTTCCACCACAAAGCGGTGGAGGAAATGATGAGGGTTACTAGAAAAGAACTGAGATTATATCCTCTGGTAAAACATAAGGGATTAAAGTCAACCATGGTGGAAAAGGTAACTAATTCTCTTTCAGATAACTATGAATTTAAATTGGTGAAGGTGGATTACCAGTTCCGCCCCGGGGGAAACCAGATGCTGGTTATTTCTAAAAAATAAAAAAAGAATCATAAAATCTTACATAGTTCATCCATTAATTTCCCTTACAATGGCCTCATGCATCCTTTTTATAAACTCTATCCTTTCTTCATACTTTAAAACATCCAGATATCCCTGAGCTACTAGATTAAATGCAAAAGGAGATGGAATTTTAGTATTGAACTGTTTTATTTCCATTTGATTACTTTCTATCCATTCTAAAACTCTCTGGGCATTTTTAACATCCATGTAATCTTCAATTACTTCCCTTCGGGCTTCTTTCAGGATAGAAAAATTCTCATCAAGTTCCTGTACAAATTTAAGCAATATTTTCCCTTTAACCTGCTGGCGTCCCACTGATTTTTCCTGGCCCTTATAACGACGCAGTATCATTAAAGACCTTCCGGCGCAGTGACGAAACCGGCTGGCCAGAGTTTCTGTTTTATCTATGGCTTTAATTAGAATATCCACCAGGTTCTCAGAATTTAAATCTTTGAAAGCTTCCAAACCACCAATTTTCCCATCAGAACTTAAATAGAATCCATTATCTGATACAGAAATCATCACATCTCTTTTAAATTTTTTAGCAATAATATAGGCCAGGGCCCGGGATAGGGCATCATTAACCCTTCTTCCAAATAAGGTGTGGAAAACCACAAACTTTCTACCACCAAAACCAGTATAGTATTCTACCAGAAGACGCCGGTTACTGGGAATATGGCTAAAGAGGTACTGTTCCTGGAAATACTGGAAGATAGAGTGGGCGGCATTGTAATCCACATATAAATAATCGTGTATAAATTCCAGAATTTCTTCTTTACTCCGGCCATAACTTAGTTTACTATCCATTATATCCCTGAAACGTTGAATATCAACGGCCAGATCAAAGGATAGGGGTAACTGCTCAGAAAACCAGGAAGGAATGGTAGGGGGCCCGGAAGCATGACTTACATTTACACTCATCCCCCGGGCATAATTGAACCGGTAAATATTTCCTCCTAAAACGAAGCTATCTCCTTTACGGAGTTTTTCCATAAAATCTTCCTCTATCCGTCCCACCACTTTACCGGCACATTTTACCACGGCTCCACTGCGGTCCGGTATAGTACCAATATTGGTGGAATAAAGCATTCGGGCCAATCTTCCCCTTTTTCCAAACATGTTCTTTTTATAATCCACCCATATTTTGGCATAAACATACCTATCCTCTAAACTGGTATATTCTCCAGCCATATAACTTAAAACACTTAAATAATCTGTTTTAGAAAGTTGATGGTAGCAGAAACTCTTTTTTATAACTTCATAGGCATAATCAATATCCCATTTATTTTCTATGGCCATACCATAGATATGCTGGGATAAGACATCCAGACAATTAGTAGGTATGTTTATGGAGTCAATCTTTCCTTCCAGTGCATTTTTTAAAATCACCGAACACTCCACCAGATCATCCCGATCCACCACCAGCATCCGACCTTTAGATTTTTCATGCAACTGATGGCCACTGCGGCCAATACGTTGCAGGGCCCGGGAAACAGATTTAGGGGAACTCACCAGTATCACCAGGTCAATATATCCTATATCAATACCCAGTTCCAGTGAAGTGGAAGAAACCACCACTTTCAACTTCCCTTCTTTCAAATTATTTTCTGTTTCTAAGCGTATTTCTTTAGAAAGGGAAGAATGATGGGCCATGATGTTTTCCTGGTTATAATTCTCCTTAAAACGTTTTTTAAGATTATAAACAATACTTTCAGTCCCACTACGGGTGTTGGTGAATATTAGTGTGGTCTTATGCTGGTTAATTAAATCATCCAGCAGGTGGTACATGGCGGTATTGGTTTTGTCCGGATCAGCAGCAACAATATCATCCACCGGACAGATAACTTCCATATCCAGTTGTTTAAGATAGTTAATATCCACTATCAAACAGTCTCTTACCTGGCCGTATTCATATCCTACCAGAAACCGGGCTACTTTATCCAGGGGGTGAACGGTGGCTGATAAACCAATACGGGTGAAATTACCAATGAGATGCTGTAATCTTTCCAAACTTAAAGAAAGATGTACTCCTCTTTTATTTTCTGCAAGGGAGTGTATTTCATCCACAATTACATATTTAACATGTGATAATTTTTCTCTAAATTTAGGTGCCACCAGAAGGATGGATAGTGTTTCAGGGGTGGTTATAAGGATGTGGGGTGGTTTTTTGAGCATGGCGGCACGTTTAGATTGAGGGGTGTCCCCGGTACGAACTGCTTTTCGTATTCCCAGATCTTTTCCTGCTATTTGCTCTATTTCCCTTAAGGGTTCCTCTAAATTTTTTTCTATATCATTATCCAGGGCCTTTAAAGGTGAAATGTAAATACAGTAAACTTTATCCTCTAATTCTTCTTTTTGGGCTAAAGAGGTTAATTCACTTATAATGGATAAAAAGGCTGTTAGAGTTTTTCCTGAACCAGTGGGGGATGAAATCAGCACATTCTTGTTCTGATGAATATCCATGATGGCGTATTTCTGGGCAGGGGTAAATGTTTCAAACTTTCCTTTAAACCATTTACTAACCCAGGGATGTAAATTAGTAAAAATCTCCTTAGAAGTGTATATCCGGTCCTGTTTTTGTATCATGTTATCTCTGAAAATCATTTTTTTATTTTTACCCGGGACTTACTTTAGTATTATACAAATCGGGCACTGGCCTTTAGTATATTCTTCACCCTACCAAATGGAAATACTTCAAAGTTTTCCACACCATAAACTTCAAAATTATCCAGGGAACCCTTATTTAGAAATGGTGATAAAAGTTTTTCATGGAGAATATCTGATCCTTCGGAAATAAAATTGAAAGAAGGCATTACAATCAATTCCCTATCCTCAAACTGCCCTTTAAGGAAGCATTTTATTTTTTCTACCCTTTCTCCATTTCTAAGCCCTATGCAGGGATGTTCATGTCCAATTACCAGGGTTTTTTCTTGATACTTATGCAAGTCAGGTATTTTATGTCCATGCAGAATCAGGCAGTTATTAATGGAAATGATATCTCTCATTTCAATATCCATTTTTTTGCTGATATAGGGAGTGAAATTATCATGGTTGCCTTTAATTAGCACTATTTCACTAAAATAATCCTGTAAATATTCTAAAAAGCTTTTAACTTCCTTTTGCTCCTGCCAAGAAATTTTCCCAAATTCGTGTTTGAGATCCCCATTTATAATTATTTTATCCAGGGTGCAGCACTCTTTTATCTTTTCTAAACGTTCTAAAATTTTTTCAAATTGGAATTTAGGTATCATCAATCCTTCTTTATTCAATGACTGCTCATAACCTAAATGTAAATCAGAAAGTATTAGATAATCTCCTATCTTCAGGGATAAATCTATTATTTCTCCATTTTCTAAAATGGGAATAGCATTAAATGAATTCAAATCAACATAGTCTCCTTTTATTTTCATATTTTCCGGGTAGGAATTTTAGGCCAGGGTGCCATAATACATTTTCACTAAAATAACCGGGAATGATTATATAATTTTTTTAGATATATAATCATATTCGTTATATATTTTTTGATAGTAAAATGGTATCATTTTTTTTATTTCTAAATATGAAATTAATCATAAGAAGAAGAGTAGATAAGCAAAATAAGATGCATTGGCCAAAGCAAGGATTACCAGAGAATTTAAAATTAAAAAAGATAATCTGGTGGCTTCCGGTCTTTCTACCGGCCTTTTTATGAATCCGTATACACCGGGTACCATGAGTATCATACACAGGGCCAATATAACCCTGAAATTGATAACCTCCGGGTAGATACCACTAAAAAATAATAATCCCAGTAGTATAGAACCAGAAACTGCACAAAATCCCATTATTCTAAATCCTGTTTTTCTACCATATCTTACAATTAAATTATTTTTACCTCCCCGGATATCTGCTTCTCTATCTGGAATTTCAACACTGCAAATGAATAGTAACTGGAAAATCATAAGGGGCAGGGAAAATAATAATATTTTAAGGTCGATATATCCAGTTAAAGCCAGATAACCAAAACCTGGAATTATTAAACCGGTTAAAACAGTGGATATTTCCCCTAAACCCCTATAGGATAATTTAAGAGGAGGGGCGGAATAATAGTACCCTAAAAGGTTCCCGAATAAGGCCCATATAAAAAAGGCCAGAGAGGAATAATACCATGAAAATAACAGGGCCAGGGATAGTGAAAGGCCAATTAAAAAAAGGGAAAAATAATGGGAGAAGGGAATAAGATGAGGGTTTTCCAATAGTATACCACTGCCTCCAGTAAATCCATGGGTGGTATTGAAACTATCTGCTTCCTGATCAAAATAGTCGTTACTATAGGAAACTGATAAATGGGCGGGCATTAAAATGGCATAGCCAAATAAAAATCTAAAAACAGAAAAATCTTCCATAATTAATCCGGCTAAGAGCCCTCCCAATGAATAGAGTATAAAACCTGCAATTAAAAATTGCATCCGGCCTAATTTAATTATCTTAAGCAGATTGTTCCGGGTTATTTCCATATATCTATTTTATGAATTAAATGATATTTATAGAGATGAGAAAAATAATTACTTAATCTGTCTATAATTATTTTTAGGCATTCCGGAACTAAATCATCTCCTAATGAATTATAATAGCCATTACCACAATACTTATTTTATCTATAAATGAATTCTTTATTAAAATTAATAAATATTATAAAAGGTGAAATGTAATGACCAGTTCTCATGATAATTTAACAGAAGCAATTAATAATTTAAAAAGTGATGATCCCGAAATTAGAAAAAAAGCCGCGGATGAATTAGGTGAATTATGCAGTGATGAATCATTAAACCCCTTAATAGGTGCACTTAAAGATGAAAATCCTCAGGTTCGTTTTAAAGCTGCACAGGCTTTATCCAAATTCGGCAATTCTGCAGTTGATCCTCTGATTGAAATTTTAAATAAGGAAGAAGGGGAAACACTCCGATATGCTACTTTTGCCCTTAAAAAAATTGGAGATCCCTCCACGGTGGACTATTTTATTTCTGCATTGGATGATGAAGACTGGGGGGTTAGAAAAGTAGCAGCCCGTTCATTAGGAGAATTAGGAGATAAAAAAGCAGTAGAACCCTTGATTAAAGTCATGGAAGATGAAGACTTTGGTGTTAGGCTGGCTGCCGTGAGGTCTTTAGGTGACCTTAAAGACGAAAAAGCCATAGATCCTATTAAAAAAGCCCGCCGAAAAGGGGATAAAGAATTTAAAAAGGCAGCTAATAAATCATTAAAAAAAATAAATTCATAAAATTTCTTTAAAATATAAAAAACTTCATTTAAATCTTTTTTTTAATTAACTGACATTTTTTATTTTTCCTCCTATCCTGCTACCGGCGGATTTGTAAATTTGAATTTTTTAAAGAAATATTTATATAAAACCTGAGACAATAGTTAGTTATTATACAAATAATAACTTAACTTATTATAAATTATCATTTTTTTAGTGCTTTATTATTCTTAATAAGCAGTAATAGTCCTTTTTAAGTTGAAATGGATATAATTAAAACTTTTATATATTATGAAAGTAAATATTTAACATATAAATTTTATTAAGGGAGTAAATGAGGGATAAAATGAAGGTAGTCGTGGTAGGTTCTGGATTTGGAGGTCTCTCTGCAGCAGCATTACTAGCTAAAGAGGGGCATGATGTAACTGTTTTAGAAAAAAATGAATTTGCAGGCGGAAGGGCCAGTGTATATAGTGAAGATGGGTTCAATTTTGATATGGGACCTTCCTGGTATTTAATGCCTGATGTTTATGAAAACTTCTTTGCAGAATTTGGAAAAAAACCAGAGGATTTATTTGACTTAAAAAGACTTGATCCCTCTTATCGTATTTTCTTTGGGGATACCAAGGTAGTGGATATTGCATCTGACCTGGAAGAAAATTATAAACTCTTTGATGCGTTTGAAGAGAATGGTGGGGAAAAATTAAAGGAATATCTGGAATCTGCAGGAAAATTATATGATTCTTCTGTAAAAGAGATGCTTTATAAGGACTTCACCTCCATATTTGATTTTTTAAATGGAAAACTTCTCCTGCAGGGCATCAGACTCAATATTTTAGAAAGCCTGGACCACTTTGTAAATAAACGCTTTGAAAGTGATGAGGCCCGTAAAGTGGTGGAATATTCCATTGGATTTTTAGGAGGATCCCCGCAAAACACCCCCTCCATGTACCATATCATGTCTCACATTGACCTTAGTATGGGAGTATTTTATCCGGAAGGTGGAATGAGAAAAGTAGTCAGATCCATATATGACCTGGCCCTTTCCTATGGAGCGGAATTTAAATTTAATGAACCAGTAATCTCCATCGACGTGGAAGATAAGCAGGCCAAACAGGTAGTTACTGATAAAGGAATATATGACGCCGACCTGGTACTGGTAAATGCAGACTATGCCCACAGTGAAATAGATTTGATTCCGGAAGAATATCAGACTTATTCTGAGAAATACTGGGATAAAAGAGTTATGGCCCCCTCGGCCATGGTGGCCTATTTAGGGGTGGATAAAGTGGTGGAGTCCCTGGACCACCATAACCTGTTTTTGGATGATGATTGGTCCAATAAATTTGATCAATTATTTGATCCAGAAAAAGCAGCCTGGCCGGATTCACCATCTTACTATGTGAACATTCCCTCCAGAACTGATTCAACAGCAGCCCCTCCTAATTCTGATACTTTATTTGTGCTGATACCTCTGGCCCCGGGACTGGAAGATACCCCTGAAAACAGGGAATCTCTTTATAATAAGATCATGGATGACCTGGAAGAAAAAACCCATGAAGAAATAAGGGACCATATAGTGGTAAAAAGGATATTCGCCCTGGATGATTTTAAAGACAGATACAATGCCTATAAAGGCACTGCTCTGGGTATTTCCCATACTCTCCGGCAGACTGCCCTTTGGAGACCCGCCCATAAAAGTAAAAAGGTGGATAACCTGTATTATTCAGGACAGTACACCCATCCCGGTATAGGAGTACCCATGACTCTAATTTCTTCCCAAATAGTAGCCCGGGAAATAAATCATGAATTAAATAAGTAATTTAGATGTAATGTCTTAATTTAAAAAAAATTCATATATAAAATAATAATGGTGATGAATAAAATATGATTGATAAGACCATTTCCTCCATCTTCAAAGGGGGAAGTACCACTTACTATTATAGTACTATTTTCTTTCCAGAAAAGGTAAAAAAAGATGTTTTTATTTTGTACAGTTTTTTGAGAAAAGCAGATGACTATGTGGATGATATACCCCAGGATATAGATGGATTTTATGCCTTTAAAGAAAGATACGAAAGTGCACTTCAGGGTGAAGTTACAGGGGATGTGGTGGTTGATTCCTTTGCCCAATTAAGCCAGAGAAAACAATTCGATAAAAGATGGGTGGATTCTTTTTTAAAATCCATGGAGATGGATATTACCATCAACGAGTACGAAACTTTAAAAGACCTTAAAAACTATCTTAATGGGTCTGCAGAAGTGGTAGGACTTTTCATGGCCAGTATAATGGGTCTTTCTAAAGAGTCATATGAAAGTGCCCGCTACCTGGGTAGGGCCATGCAGTACATGAACTTCATCCGGGATATTGATGAGGACGTTGATCTGGGTCGGACTTACTTTCCCCAGAGGGAATTAAGAAAACACGATCTGGAAGGACTAAGTTATGACCAAATCAAAGATAAAAAAGAGAACTTCCAGGCATTCATCCAGGATCAAATAAAGATATACCATAAATGGCAGGCCCGGGCCGAGGAAGGATATAAATACATCCCTTATCGCTATTTAATACCCATTAAAACCGCAGCAGACATGTACACCTGGACCGGATCACAGATTAAAAAAGACCCTCTGGTGGTATACAAAAGAAAGATTAAACCCAGTAAACTCCGCATCGTCACCAAAGTATTTTATAATTCCTTTAAAAGCTTTCAAATTGCTAAAAGTGATGCCTGCCCCTTTAAAAAGAAATGTGGTTTTAAAAATTCTTCAAAATAATCTAAATTTTTTAAGATAGATTTCTATGCTTCCCTTTATCCTTAAAATTTCCAGGTTCAGATTCTGGATATACACCGGTGGAACCTATGTGGTGGGCTATGCCCTGGGGGCAACTTTATTTTCAGATTTTTTACGCCCGGAATATTATATTTATTTAATTTACTTCTTCTTACCAGCTAATATTTTCATCTATGGGGTTAATGACTACTGGGATCAAGACACGGATCTCTTGAACCCTAAAAAGGATGAAAAAGAGCACCGACTTCAAAAGAAAGAAAGAAAAAAATTACTTCTACTTATCTATTTTGTAACTGGAATCAGCTTAATATTAATGTTTTTCCAGAACTGGGGTGAACGTTTAATCTTCGCTGGATTTTTAGCCCTATCATATTTTTACAGTGCACCGCCTCTAAGATTTAAGGAAAAACCATTCCTGGATTTTTCATCCAACTACCTTTATGTTATGCCGGGTTTATTTGCCTATTATTTAGTAAGCGGAGCTCTACCCTCCTGGCTAATATTAATAGGGGCATACTGCCATGTATCGGCTATGCACATCTTTTCAGCAATTCCTGATATCGAATACGACTTAAAAAGTGGTATTAGAACCACTCCAGTGGCCATTGGTAAAAAAGCAGCTCTAATACTGACTTCATTTTTCTGGGTAATGCTGTCGGGTATTGTAATTTATCTTGCAGGGTTCAATATCTTAAGTTTTTTAGTACTTCTCTATCCATTATTCCCTATCAGTTTACTCCTAATTCCGTCATTAAAAATAGAAAGGCTTTACTGGTATTTACCCTATGTTAATACTGCCCTGGGAGGGCTTTTGTTCTTATTATTAATAAATTACCATATTTTTAACTGGTTCTAAATTAATAAGCTTATTGGCAAATAAGTTCTATTAAACCCATTAAATTTCAAAATTACCTATCCGACCTTTAGTGGAGTAAATAATAAAGATTATTAAACCGATTCCAATTAAGGCAGGTATAATCAGATTAAGATAAATACAAATCCCGCTCCAGAAAAACATAATTAGCAGCAGGCTGGATGCCAGGGCTTCTGGCTTTTTTTCCCTTACCCGGGATCCCAGAAGACCCACAGCTATTAGAGATGCTAAAAATCCAGTTAAAACCCATCCTATGAAGTTCATTAAAGGAACATCATAAAATATGCCCTGGTCTTTCCATACCCAGAATTGCAGGGCAACTGCTCCGGGATCCAAAACCAGATCAGTTATAACCACTAAAATGGTGGATAATACTATTATGGATCCTAAACCCAATTTTTTATTTTTTATTTTTAATTCACTGGCCAGGTATAGACTACCAATAAAGAGAGGTAGCCAGGCAAAAGGCACGGTAAAAGGGGTGGTTCCAAATATTTTAGTCCCTATCAACTCATTATAATAAAATTCAGAATAGGGAATTCCGGTGAGAATGGCCAGGGTCTCCAAAACCAGGGCATAGGCACTCAATGCTGCAATCAAAGCTAAACCTTTCCTCCAACCTAACCACATCACCACTGCGGTAAAAGAGGGAATGGCCAGGGATATAATGAATATAACTGATATTATTGAAGTTTCCGGGCCAATTTCCACATTGGCCACAAAAAAAGCCGCAATTAAAAGGGCTATGGCCCAGATATATATTATTTTACTGTAGTCTTTCAAATTAATCACATTTACAATTTTTCGGATAAAGAGTACACATCATCTCTACGATTACTTAAAACCGGTAGCTCTTTTCTGATTTTAGAGTTATCCTCTAAATTAATGGTGGAATATAAAATTTCTTCTTTCGACCCGGCTTCTTTTATTACTTCCCCCCAGGGATTACAAATCAGGGAATGACCATAGGCTACATAAGATGCATTCTCATTTCTAGCAGGTGATGCTGCCGCAATGAAAATTTGATTATCCAGGGCCCGGCTTCGAAGTAATGTTTTCCAATGGGCTGGCCCGGTGGTCAGATTAAATGCTCCAGGGTATATCAGTATATCTGCCCCTTTCAAGGCCATTAGTCGGGATAACTCTGGAAAACGAATATCATAACATATGCCAATTCCCACTTTGCCTAAATCACTTTCTATAACAGTTATCTTTTCACCGGCAGTGAGGGTGTCGGATTCTTTAAAGAAAATTTTTCCAGGAACATCAATATCAAAAAGGTGCATTTTCCGATGAAAGCCCAGGATAGCCCCCTTAGCATTGAAAAAAAAGCTGGTATTATATATATTCCCCTGGGATAACTCCGGGATAGATCCGGCCACCAGATGTATTTGCTTATCACGGGAAATTTTTGCCATAGCATCTAAGGTGGGACTTTTAGAGGGGTTTTCTGCATAATCTCTGAAACGGGAATTATCATAGGGGCAGTTGAACATTTCAGGCAAAATAATTAGCTTTGCACCCTCTTTACTGGCAGATGATATCATTTTTTTTGCTTTTTTTATATTGGCGGATTTATCATCCACCACTTCCATCTGCAAAAGTGCTAATTTAATTTCTTGAACCATAGAAAGGGCCTCAAATATTTATTATCAACTTCAAGTTCTTTATAAAGATAAAAGATGTTCTATTAGTATTTTAAAGCCAAGTAATATTAAAATTATACCACC
This genomic interval carries:
- a CDS encoding phytoene desaturase family protein; amino-acid sequence: MRDKMKVVVVGSGFGGLSAAALLAKEGHDVTVLEKNEFAGGRASVYSEDGFNFDMGPSWYLMPDVYENFFAEFGKKPEDLFDLKRLDPSYRIFFGDTKVVDIASDLEENYKLFDAFEENGGEKLKEYLESAGKLYDSSVKEMLYKDFTSIFDFLNGKLLLQGIRLNILESLDHFVNKRFESDEARKVVEYSIGFLGGSPQNTPSMYHIMSHIDLSMGVFYPEGGMRKVVRSIYDLALSYGAEFKFNEPVISIDVEDKQAKQVVTDKGIYDADLVLVNADYAHSEIDLIPEEYQTYSEKYWDKRVMAPSAMVAYLGVDKVVESLDHHNLFLDDDWSNKFDQLFDPEKAAWPDSPSYYVNIPSRTDSTAAPPNSDTLFVLIPLAPGLEDTPENRESLYNKIMDDLEEKTHEEIRDHIVVKRIFALDDFKDRYNAYKGTALGISHTLRQTALWRPAHKSKKVDNLYYSGQYTHPGIGVPMTLISSQIVAREINHELNK
- a CDS encoding HEAT repeat domain-containing protein, whose amino-acid sequence is MTSSHDNLTEAINNLKSDDPEIRKKAADELGELCSDESLNPLIGALKDENPQVRFKAAQALSKFGNSAVDPLIEILNKEEGETLRYATFALKKIGDPSTVDYFISALDDEDWGVRKVAARSLGELGDKKAVEPLIKVMEDEDFGVRLAAVRSLGDLKDEKAIDPIKKARRKGDKEFKKAANKSLKKINS
- a CDS encoding prenyltransferase, translating into MLPFILKISRFRFWIYTGGTYVVGYALGATLFSDFLRPEYYIYLIYFFLPANIFIYGVNDYWDQDTDLLNPKKDEKEHRLQKKERKKLLLLIYFVTGISLILMFFQNWGERLIFAGFLALSYFYSAPPLRFKEKPFLDFSSNYLYVMPGLFAYYLVSGALPSWLILIGAYCHVSAMHIFSAIPDIEYDLKSGIRTTPVAIGKKAALILTSFFWVMLSGIVIYLAGFNILSFLVLLYPLFPISLLLIPSLKIERLYWYLPYVNTALGGLLFLLLINYHIFNWF
- a CDS encoding carbon-nitrogen hydrolase family protein → MVQEIKLALLQMEVVDDKSANIKKAKKMISSASKEGAKLIILPEMFNCPYDNSRFRDYAENPSKSPTLDAMAKISRDKQIHLVAGSIPELSQGNIYNTSFFFNAKGAILGFHRKMHLFDIDVPGKIFFKESDTLTAGEKITVIESDLGKVGIGICYDIRFPELSRLMALKGADILIYPGAFNLTTGPAHWKTLLRSRALDNQIFIAAASPARNENASYVAYGHSLICNPWGEVIKEAGSKEEILYSTINLEDNSKIRKELPVLSNRRDDVYSLSEKL
- a CDS encoding metallophosphoesterase encodes the protein MKIKGDYVDLNSFNAIPILENGEIIDLSLKIGDYLILSDLHLGYEQSLNKEGLMIPKFQFEKILERLEKIKECCTLDKIIINGDLKHEFGKISWQEQKEVKSFLEYLQDYFSEIVLIKGNHDNFTPYISKKMDIEMRDIISINNCLILHGHKIPDLHKYQEKTLVIGHEHPCIGLRNGERVEKIKCFLKGQFEDRELIVMPSFNFISEGSDILHEKLLSPFLNKGSLDNFEVYGVENFEVFPFGRVKNILKASARFV
- a CDS encoding phytoene/squalene synthase family protein gives rise to the protein MIDKTISSIFKGGSTTYYYSTIFFPEKVKKDVFILYSFLRKADDYVDDIPQDIDGFYAFKERYESALQGEVTGDVVVDSFAQLSQRKQFDKRWVDSFLKSMEMDITINEYETLKDLKNYLNGSAEVVGLFMASIMGLSKESYESARYLGRAMQYMNFIRDIDEDVDLGRTYFPQRELRKHDLEGLSYDQIKDKKENFQAFIQDQIKIYHKWQARAEEGYKYIPYRYLIPIKTAADMYTWTGSQIKKDPLVVYKRKIKPSKLRIVTKVFYNSFKSFQIAKSDACPFKKKCGFKNSSK
- a CDS encoding prenyltransferase gives rise to the protein MEITRNNLLKIIKLGRMQFLIAGFILYSLGGLLAGLIMEDFSVFRFLFGYAILMPAHLSVSYSNDYFDQEADSFNTTHGFTGGSGILLENPHLIPFSHYFSLFLIGLSLSLALLFSWYYSSLAFFIWALFGNLLGYYYSAPPLKLSYRGLGEISTVLTGLIIPGFGYLALTGYIDLKILLFSLPLMIFQLLFICSVEIPDREADIRGGKNNLIVRYGRKTGFRIMGFCAVSGSILLGLLFFSGIYPEVINFRVILALCMILMVPGVYGFIKRPVERPEATRLSFLILNSLVILALANASYFAYLLFFL
- a CDS encoding ATP-dependent helicase; translation: MIQKQDRIYTSKEIFTNLHPWVSKWFKGKFETFTPAQKYAIMDIHQNKNVLISSPTGSGKTLTAFLSIISELTSLAQKEELEDKVYCIYISPLKALDNDIEKNLEEPLREIEQIAGKDLGIRKAVRTGDTPQSKRAAMLKKPPHILITTPETLSILLVAPKFREKLSHVKYVIVDEIHSLAENKRGVHLSLSLERLQHLIGNFTRIGLSATVHPLDKVARFLVGYEYGQVRDCLIVDINYLKQLDMEVICPVDDIVAADPDKTNTAMYHLLDDLINQHKTTLIFTNTRSGTESIVYNLKKRFKENYNQENIMAHHSSLSKEIRLETENNLKEGKLKVVVSSTSLELGIDIGYIDLVILVSSPKSVSRALQRIGRSGHQLHEKSKGRMLVVDRDDLVECSVILKNALEGKIDSINIPTNCLDVLSQHIYGMAIENKWDIDYAYEVIKKSFCYHQLSKTDYLSVLSYMAGEYTSLEDRYVYAKIWVDYKKNMFGKRGRLARMLYSTNIGTIPDRSGAVVKCAGKVVGRIEEDFMEKLRKGDSFVLGGNIYRFNYARGMSVNVSHASGPPTIPSWFSEQLPLSFDLAVDIQRFRDIMDSKLSYGRSKEEILEFIHDYLYVDYNAAHSIFQYFQEQYLFSHIPSNRRLLVEYYTGFGGRKFVVFHTLFGRRVNDALSRALAYIIAKKFKRDVMISVSDNGFYLSSDGKIGGLEAFKDLNSENLVDILIKAIDKTETLASRFRHCAGRSLMILRRYKGQEKSVGRQQVKGKILLKFVQELDENFSILKEARREVIEDYMDVKNAQRVLEWIESNQMEIKQFNTKIPSPFAFNLVAQGYLDVLKYEERIEFIKRMHEAIVREING
- the cruF gene encoding bisanhydrobacterioruberin hydratase CruF, with amino-acid sequence MKDYSKIIYIWAIALLIAAFFVANVEIGPETSIISVIFIISLAIPSFTAVVMWLGWRKGLALIAALSAYALVLETLAILTGIPYSEFYYNELIGTKIFGTTPFTVPFAWLPLFIGSLYLASELKIKNKKLGLGSIIVLSTILVVITDLVLDPGAVALQFWVWKDQGIFYDVPLMNFIGWVLTGFLASLIAVGLLGSRVREKKPEALASSLLLIMFFWSGICIYLNLIIPALIGIGLIIFIIYSTKGRIGNFEI